The Cervus elaphus chromosome 9, mCerEla1.1, whole genome shotgun sequence genomic interval CCAGCCTTGTCCTGCCCCAACCAGAGGGTCTGGGCTGCCCCAGGGCGACCCTCTCACCAGCCTAACAGGTGAGATTTACTTCCTACCCTCGGCATGGCAGCCTTCTTGCCCCAGCCCCGCCCACTGCAGGCCTTGGTCCTGCTCTCCCTGGCCCTGAGAGGCCCAGCTCAAGCCCTAGCACCATCAAGGTGACTGCTTTCCTGACCACGTCTGCCTGTCTGCCCACACCTCCCTGCCCAGCTCTGTGATGGCCATCAGGACATCAGCAGCAAGAACCCAGGGTTCTTGTCTGTGCGGAGCTTGGGTTCTCACAGGAGAGAGAGACGTGGACTCCGTGGGCGCAGCACTCTGTTGCTGGGAGAGAATGGCTGTGCTGGGCCATGGCCAGGACTGCAGTGTCTGCTGCATTTGCCCCCACGACAGCTTCCCGGGCCTCTTCGTGCCTCGGAGCCCCGCACTGGGGCTGTTTATGGAGACTTCTCGTGTCTCCTTCTTGTGTCATCCATCCTCAGGGTGGTGCAGTGACTCACAGATGAGTTGAGGAGACTCTCCTTTTTGGAAAAGCAGAGGAATGTAGGGGTTACAGTGCTTGAAAAGGCACAAGGAATGATTTCTAAATTTCCAGATGTTGTCTTAGAGAATTGTAGCACTCTGGGATACACCTGAAGGTAATTGATGTAGCACTTTGtagcagatgtgtgtgtgtgtgtgtaagctgaGTCCATGGTTCTATATGCATTCCATTCATTCCACTAGATCGAACAATGAAAGCCATCCTATTGAGCACTTCCTTTGTGCCAGACACTGCACTAGGTGCTTTGTATGCTGTGCCTCATTTTAACTTCTCAGAGctgtcattttctccattttccagaAGAAGAAACTAAGGTACCAGGAGATTCAGTCATTTGTCCAAGATCACGGAGGTAGTAAGTGTGGAGCAAGAATTCTCACCCAGAAAACAGCCTGACTGCAGAGCCCCAGCTTGGAGCTAGcacagtgtgagtgtgtgtgtatgtgtgtgtgtgtgcccatgcaTGCCTCTGAGCCACGTGGCTGCCCTGTGTATGGAAGATGAGAGAGTGCAGAGGACACTGTTGAGAGGGACTCACCACCCTGCTCAGTCTGGGCAGCAAAGAAAAGGGGTATCATGTTCACAGACCAGGGCCTGAAGCCAACCTGATAGCTCTAACTAGCTAGATGAGATAGCTAGATGAGAAAGGGGGTGGGTATCGGGCTCTGGTGATTGAAATGGTTTGTACCCAAGAAAAATGGAGGCTTGATGGAATGGAGCTTTGCTGTCTTGGAAACATGCTAGGAGGCAGGCAGTGAGTTTCTGGAAGGGACTTCACGGACAGGTGGGGTCTGAAAACAACAAGCTGGGTGTTTCTTGGCTCCCTTCCACCCTGTCTCTGGTCTTGCCCTCCTTCAGCCTGCTGTGTGGTCCATCCTGGGGCCCAGAGGGCCTCACGGACTTCACCCCAAGTCAGAAACTCCTGCAGGGAGGATGCAGGCTGCTCCCTCTCCTAGGCCCCCAGCTGGGATGGGTCACTTCCTCCTGGAGGGGAGAGGACTCTCCGTGTTCAGCAAAGGTTCCTTGGTGGAGCAGGGGAGCTGCACCCTGGGGACTCTGGGGAGCCACCAGCCAGCTTCTGCTCTTCTTCCACCTTTGATATTCAGTCTCCAGGCAGTGGCTTCTCAGTTCTGCATGAGAAGGGCTGCTGATCCCTAATGCATAGTTTGAGGGACACTTTGGTCTCTGGAGGGATTGTTGTATGAAAAATAAAGGCAGTTCAAGAACAGTGGGCTTTGTCAGACCACACCACACATGGCTTCTGCTGCTCACCAGCCTTGACCCTTGTGTTCCCATTCTACAAACCTTGAATAGTGGGCCTTCTGGTGCCAACATTTATGATATTAACCCCCCTCCTGACTGCCCACTAGTCCATGACTAAGACAAAAATTTCCACCAGGGAATCACAGAATGTGGATAAGTccttgggctctggagtcagtctGCCCAGCTCCTAAACTTCTCTCACTCCATATACTTATTCAAGTGAGCCCTTGGGTCAGGACCTATGCTGCCCTCTCTCAGGTCTCGAAATAGAAGctaacacttactgagcacccactgtgtgccaggtgctgCCCTAAAGGCTTTATGGATGCTACCTCCTAACACTCTCACAATGGCTCCAGCAGGGAGGTGCTATCATCTTATTCATTTTCCAGGATAAATGGAGAGACAAAAGTAGGCTAAGTCACTTGCCTGAGATCACATAGCTTGCGAGTGGCATGATGTTGAGCAAAATActtcacctttctgagcctcagttttctcacttctACAGTGTGGCTAATACCATTGTCTTTCTGGGCGTTGTGAAGATTGAATGAGGGAATGCACATAACACCTAGCAGAGTGGTGAGCACATAGCAAGTACTCACCAGACACGGCCACTTAAGTGTAGAGCTGAGGTTAATAACCCCagtgtggagaaagagaaaatacaaagtcTCTAGCATTGCCTACAGTGAGTTAACGCCAGAATGCATGTCTTTACTGAGTCCCCCGTagactccttgagggcaggggttTGGCCAGCCTGTTCATTGCTGGTCCCTGGGGCTTTGCACAGCCTCTGACACAAGGTCAGTGCTTGGTGAAAGTCTGATGAGTGACTGAGTGAAGGACTGCTTTGGGAGCCCCCTGGGCCACTCACAGCTTTGGACAGCCCCGTTCGCTTACATCCCCCATCCTCTCCTGCCTTGTGGCTGTGACTTAAGTGTATCTGCCTCACTCCCTGTAAAATAGAATCTTCCCAAGTCAGAGCAGCCTGGGTCCTGCCCACTGCTATCTTTCTCTAGGAGACGATGTCAgacctggtggtgcagtgggaagTCCTTGCAGCCTGGGTGCAGAAGGATCTCTCTTCTTGGGCGGGAAGTGGAGAATGTTGAAAATCTTGCTGAAGGTGTTTACAGACTTGGAATGTGAGCCAGCCAATGGGCAGCTTCAGGGCCTTGGATATCACAGAGCAGGGTCTAGGCTGATGGCAACCATCTGAGTCTGAGGCCCCTTCTTTCATTACACAGGTGAACATGGTTTCTAAACCACACTCCCCATCCCCAGGATGGCATGGAGTGTGGCTGCTTATGCTCTGCTCCCCAGCACTTGCCTCCCAACATTCACTGAGGAAATGATCCTACGCTTGATCCCCTGCTAGTCCACCCACATGGGCACATGAGCCACCCTTGAGTGAAATAACCACTGAACTGCATTCTACCACAACCTCCCACCCCGCCTTCTCATAGACTTAGTCCTGGAAGAGCCCACTGCTGTGGGAAGCCACCTTCCCCTGAAGACCTCTGCTCTCTGGTTCTCCAAGACTTCGATCCACCGGTGAGTGAGGGACCATGAGGATGAGGCAGTTATGGTGACAGTGAATTCCCAAGCAggcccagcccccagctcccCATCCCCAGGAAGCCCTGGACTCTACCTTCATCCCTTCCAGAGATGTGAGCCCCCACCTCTCCAATTTCCTCTTACACCTCTCCTCtacttcccacccccacctctgcgtGACGATGTGGCGTGCATGAGGCCCATCTAGGGGATCAGGGAATCCTGTTGGGCATGCCAGCTTAATGAAATACTTGCAGTTTATTAAACACAGGCTTCCCTAAGCCCCGAGAGCCTGTGGGTATTTGAAAGCCCAAGGTAACCCCGAGCTACCACAAACGTAATTGTTACATGTGTCCCTGCATTCCTGGTGCAACCTCAAACTCCAACTCTTAAACAGCATACAAAATTAGTGACATAAAGTAACTCCTAGTCAGAGGAGAGGGGGAAATGTGGGGAAACACCGAGGGAGGCTCCCAGAATCCCTCAGGGCCTTTAAAAGTATATGAAGTTCCTGTTACCTCGAATAGCTGTGGCCGTGGAGGGCGCTCCCCTCACCCCCGGCCATTCATGTTTGCAGAATTGGTTCATTATTATTCGGGCCGAGGCTGTCAACCTGGCATGATGTAGCTTGAATATTTCAAGTCCGTTTTCAGCCAAGGCGTGCTCCAGGGTGGCCAGCGGGGCTAGCTGAGCACACCGTCTAGAGGTTCCCTCTGGAGCGGTATTTCTGGCGCTTCTCCAGGGCTGGGCTGGAGAGGGCTGTGGAGAAAGCTCAGGGGACCTGGAGCCCCCTGCCTGGAACCTGGGGGAGGCTGCTCCTGGAGAACGCTTTCCCGTTCGTCCGTCTCCTTGGCGTGGAGCCTGTAAATCAGGGGCGAGGGGCTGAGATGGAAGCAGCAGACAAAGGCCTCCAGGGAGGTGCCTCCCTCGATGCGGACCACCATCTGGATGCCAGAGAAGGCGACTCTGTTGATGGCGCCCAGGGGCACCTGCTCCAGGAACCTCAGTGTCAGCCCGTTGACCCACACGCTGCCCTTGCGGCTCAGGGCCTTCAAGCTGAAGGCCAGCCGGGCGCCGCCCTTCTCCAGGTAGGGCTCCAGTGACAGGTGCTGGCGGGAGAGGCGAGGGAGCTGCAGCCGGAGGTGGGCGTCCGGGCCCCGGCCCACCAGCAGCGGGCTGGTGTCAggctccagctgaggagggacaGAAGCAAAGGGGGCAGAGCCCGACGTGGGGTGGTGCAGGCTTACACGGAGGACTGTGAGGGCctttccatggacaggagcctgggaaAGATGGAACACAGATGCACAGGCCTGAGTGGTGGCAGTCACTTCCTCTGTGACTCCTTGAGCCCACGCATGCTTGCCCCCCTCATGGGTCCCCGGTCACCTCCAGCCAAGCAGAGCCGGGCACTGAGTGTGGATGTGGTCACTCGGCTCCAGCCAGGCTGCAGCTATGGCCAGAGCTGGTGTGGAAGCTCAGGCCCACTGTTTCTAGCCTCAGCTTCATCCCTAACACACTCTGTGAGTTAGTGGGGCATGCCATTCACTCTCTAAATTTTAGTTCTCTTTAACATAACATAGGTATGTCCACCCTTGTCCTTGCAAAGTCCAAGGCACACCAGCCTGTGCGGTAGGATTTTGGTGGCATATTGGCATTTGGGGACAATTTGCCTGGCTTCCTGggaaaggaaggatggaagaTAGGACCCACCTTCCTTGTATCTGACAGTCACGACAAACGCTTGCCGAGCCCTCCTTTGAGCCAGGCGCTGACCAGCTGCTGGGACAAGCAGATCAACAGGAGTACCCAGCTGCATAAGGAGAAGGGGCTTCTTGTTCCGGCATTAAGGAGGGACCCAGAAGAGGGAAGCCCTATCTGCTCCTGGGAGATAGGAAAGGCTGCCTGGACAccccaaagaagaacaaaaacaccTAGAACATTccagaggacgaggtggttggatggcatcactgagtcaatgcaCGTGAGTTtaagcaggctctgggagttggcgaaggacagggaagcctgatgtgctgcagtccatgggatctcgaagagttgggcaggaccgagcgactgaacagcagccaCAAGCACATTCCAAGTGCTCCTGTGGATGCTAAGGCTGTGAACATCTGCTCCTCACCGTCTAGGGCGGAAGACAGGTCCTGAGGATGCACTTGGCAGGAACTGAGAGCTCTCTCAGAACTGATAGGGGCTCCCTGGAGGTCGACTGGCCATATCTGCCCATGTGCAATGCACACGTCCCTTGCCCCAGCAACTTCACTGCCAGAAATTTGTCCTTCAGAATCTAACTGGAACATGCAGGGAGGCTCTGTTCCCTCATGGAGCTGAGGAACATAAACTCCCTGGCATGTGTACCAACCCCAGATGGCCCAGGACCTGCCACCACGTTCTGCAGGAACTGAGGGCTGAGTGGATCTGAATAGCCAACTGTATGCTTTTTCCAGCTCCAGGCTTTTGTTTACAGTACTTTCTTTCCTGAAAACGCGTTTTCCATCCCAAACTGCTCATCTTTAAAGGCCTGGTTCGGATGTGCCCTCTTCCATGAAGCTCTTTTCCTCTGTCTGCGCTCTGACTCTCACAACAAGGAGACCCCCCCAGGGCTGCCCCCTTTCCATGTGTGTCAGTGATGTGGGTCCTTGTCTCATCTTCCTTGTTGTCCCTGAGGCCTCCTGAGGGTAGAAATGCCTCCACACCCTGAGTCCCACTGCCTAGTACAGACAGGGCCTGGCCATGGCAAGTGTCTGAAGGAACATTTGCCAAATGGCTAAATGAGAAGAGGCTCACACACATGAAAATCATGTGAAATCAAGTCCAGAGCGACCCCACCCCATGTAAGAGTCTGGTCCTTAAAGGCTATGGGACAGACTTCAATCCCCTCCAAACTCTGGACTCCCTGTCTTTTGGTGAAGTAATGGTGAGAGCTTCTCAATCTGATAGTGAGTGGTGAGCCCTTAGGACACCCTGTTTTCcctcatgcatacacacacactgcccaCACACACCCCATTCACATCCCCCATCTGGCCCCAGTATTCCTGCAGAAAGCCTCTCCCTCAGGTGTGTATACACTGGCcctatttgctttcatttatatAAGTACAAGAACAGCTGAGCTGGATGTCCAAGTCCTCAGGCCTGGCCAGAAGCTCGGGGTTCACTTCTAGGAACCAATCCCATGGCCTAGGGACCCTAAGAGAATCCCTGGGAAAGAAGGGTTCACCACTGTTCCTGTGACCTTACTCTGCTTCGCTGGGAACTCCAGAGCCCATAGCAATCCCCCTGGCCTTGCAGAGCTCCTCTCCTGTCTCTAGTTATTCTGGGGTATGTGCCtggagaggagcctgcaggggccctgctccctgccccactGCCCTCAAGTTTAAGTTCAAGCCCCTCTAATCTCCACCTGCCTTACTTCCCAGGGCGCATCTAGCCCTGGGACAGCAGCTGTGAGCtcccctgggggcagggggtatGTGAGTCTGGGCTGGGGCGGGCCTGGGGATGGCAGTGACAGCTGCAGTCTGGGGAGGTGATACCTCACAATGCACACTGGCTTTGttgctctcttcctttttccctttagGAAAGAAACTGGAAGTGTAATTTCCTGTTGCAGAAGTGCAACCCCGCTGCTGAGAGGTTGAAAACCCCAGTGTCTGGGACCGTGGCTAGGAGAGGCTGCTGAGTTCCCTCCTGGGTTTCATCTCGGCAGGGCTTcgctgctctctgcccagggaCCTTGAGAATGTTTCCAGGGTGTCAGCTGAGTTCCTCTTTTCAcctgccaggggtgggggtgggtaggggGGGAAGGCATCCCAGACTGTTGGAAAGGGGAACCCTTTTGAACAGATGGCCAGAGAGGGGCATCCCCACTGCATGTGGGAGGCTGTGAGGGGGCCACTGTGGCTGGGCGTGGTGGCCAAGGGAGCTGTGGGCGGCATGGTGGTCCCCTGAGTGTCTCAGGAAAGGACAGGGCCTCCAGGGAAGGTGAAAACAGCTGCTCACAGAGGGTGGCCTCCCCCACAGTAGGACAGCAGGAGGA includes:
- the TIFAB gene encoding TRAF-interacting protein with FHA domain-containing protein B; the encoded protein is MVALLGEDRDYSILQTAAPLRVASHSGFLLYLHAQRKGQTDGYLHDFLLALRRWKKEESNKASVHCEVSPPQTAAVTAIPRPAPAQTHIPPAPRGAHSCCPRARCALGSKAPVHGKALTVLRVSLHHPTSGSAPFASVPPQLEPDTSPLLVGRGPDAHLRLQLPRLSRQHLSLEPYLEKGGARLAFSLKALSRKGSVWVNGLTLRFLEQVPLGAINRVAFSGIQMVVRIEGGTSLEAFVCCFHLSPSPLIYRLHAKETDERESVLQEQPPPGSRQGAPGPLSFLHSPLQPSPGEAPEIPLQREPLDGVLS